The following proteins are co-located in the Pseudomonas fluorescens genome:
- a CDS encoding carboxynorspermidine decarboxylase has product MIKTPYYLIDKQKLLVNMQKIAYVREQSGAKALLALKCFATWSVFDLMQEYMDGTTSSSLYELKLGRQKFEGEAHAYSVAWADDEIEEMLDNCDKIIFNSISQLQRFAERSEGKTRGLRVNPQVSSSDYLLADPARPFSRLGEWDPVKIEGVIEQISGFMFHNNCENADFNLFDQMLNTIEERFGALLHKVNWVSLGGGIHFTGEGYAIDAFCQRLKAFSQKYDVQVYLEPGEAAITNSASLEVTVLDTLYNGKNLAVVDSSIEAHLLDLLIYRLNAKLAPSEGEHTVMVCGKSCLAGDIFGEYQFDRPLAIGDRLSFIDTAGYTMVKKNWFNGLKMPSIVVKQLDGTVEVVREFGYDDYLSSLS; this is encoded by the coding sequence ATGATCAAAACGCCGTACTACCTCATCGATAAACAGAAGCTTCTGGTCAACATGCAGAAGATTGCCTACGTGCGCGAACAGTCCGGCGCCAAGGCTCTGCTGGCGCTCAAGTGCTTTGCCACCTGGTCGGTGTTCGACCTGATGCAGGAATACATGGACGGCACCACCTCGTCGTCGCTGTACGAGTTGAAGCTCGGCCGCCAGAAGTTCGAAGGTGAGGCGCACGCCTACAGCGTGGCCTGGGCCGACGATGAAATCGAAGAGATGCTGGATAACTGCGACAAGATCATCTTCAACTCCATCAGCCAGCTGCAGCGGTTTGCCGAACGCAGCGAAGGCAAGACCCGCGGCCTGCGTGTGAACCCGCAGGTGAGCAGTTCCGACTACCTGCTGGCCGACCCGGCGCGCCCGTTCAGCCGTCTGGGCGAATGGGACCCGGTGAAGATCGAAGGCGTGATTGAGCAGATCTCCGGCTTCATGTTCCACAACAACTGCGAGAACGCTGACTTCAACCTGTTCGACCAAATGCTCAACACCATCGAAGAACGCTTCGGCGCGCTCCTGCACAAGGTCAACTGGGTCAGCCTCGGCGGCGGCATCCACTTCACCGGTGAAGGCTATGCCATCGACGCCTTCTGCCAGCGCCTCAAGGCGTTCTCGCAGAAGTACGACGTGCAGGTGTACCTGGAACCCGGCGAAGCAGCGATCACCAACAGTGCCTCCCTAGAAGTCACCGTGCTCGACACCCTCTACAACGGCAAAAACCTTGCCGTGGTCGACAGCTCCATCGAAGCCCACCTGCTGGACCTGCTGATCTACCGCCTCAACGCCAAGCTGGCGCCGAGCGAGGGTGAACACACCGTCATGGTGTGCGGCAAATCCTGCCTGGCCGGGGACATCTTCGGCGAGTACCAATTTGATCGTCCGCTGGCCATCGGCGATCGGCTGTCGTTCATCGACACCGCAGGCTACACCATGGTCAAGAAAAACTGGTTCAACGGCCTGAAAATGCCGTCCATCGTAGTGAAACAACTCGACGGTACAGTCGAGGTGGTTCGTGAATTTGGTTACGACGACTACCTGTCCAGCCTTTCGTAA
- a CDS encoding signal peptidase II, which translates to MSTSPLLRGRTFALLAGIAFIAVDQLVKLLALVSLQASSFKIGPNPINLALELSLNPGAFLSLGAALPPQVKQLIFIVGVAIVVAWALGWSLSNWSQPLRKVLPLYAIALGGIANLIDRVFRDGQVVDYMVLNVGPTHTGVFNIADIAITAGAVFLMLDLFVKPRNA; encoded by the coding sequence TTGAGCACGTCGCCCCTATTGCGAGGCCGCACCTTTGCCCTCCTCGCCGGCATTGCCTTTATCGCCGTCGACCAGTTGGTCAAACTGCTGGCCCTGGTTTCACTGCAAGCCAGCAGTTTCAAAATCGGCCCTAACCCGATCAACCTGGCGCTGGAACTGAGCCTGAACCCCGGAGCATTCCTCAGCCTGGGCGCGGCGTTGCCGCCGCAGGTCAAACAACTGATTTTTATCGTCGGCGTGGCCATCGTGGTTGCGTGGGCACTGGGGTGGTCGCTGTCCAACTGGAGCCAGCCGCTGCGCAAGGTCTTGCCGCTTTACGCGATCGCCTTGGGCGGTATCGCCAACTTGATCGACCGGGTATTTCGGGACGGGCAGGTGGTGGATTACATGGTGTTGAACGTCGGGCCGACGCACACTGGCGTGTTCAATATTGCCGATATTGCGATTACTGCCGGCGCAGTGTTCCTGATGCTCGATCTGTTCGTGAAGCCGCGCAACGCTTAG
- a CDS encoding M24 family metallopeptidase, which yields MPKPPNDVVQTAAKRVLQRLIASITPDSTESSIARNAAQLLTEAGYPDTWYYDCPAFVLLGSRSLLSVSGRDYRPAEEPVGTHNLITVDLSPRSGSLWGDCARSFYMEEGVCRAVPIGVEFSRGHATERELHERMRRFVRPETTFNALYEFANDLIETAGFENLDFAANVGHSLCERRDQRLYIEAGNHRRLDEVACFTFEPHVRERGGRWGYKHENIYFFDSEGQAREL from the coding sequence ATGCCCAAACCGCCGAATGATGTCGTCCAAACCGCAGCCAAGAGGGTGTTGCAGCGGCTCATCGCGAGCATCACGCCCGACTCGACAGAAAGCTCCATCGCCCGCAATGCCGCACAGTTACTCACCGAAGCCGGCTACCCGGACACGTGGTATTACGACTGCCCGGCCTTTGTATTGCTCGGTTCGCGCAGCCTGCTTTCCGTGTCTGGCCGTGACTATCGGCCTGCAGAGGAACCGGTGGGAACCCACAACCTGATAACGGTGGACCTGAGCCCAAGGTCCGGCAGCCTTTGGGGCGATTGTGCTCGGTCGTTTTACATGGAAGAGGGCGTTTGCCGGGCGGTGCCGATCGGTGTTGAATTCAGCCGTGGCCATGCGACCGAGCGCGAATTGCATGAGCGCATGCGGCGGTTTGTGAGACCTGAAACCACCTTCAATGCGCTGTATGAATTTGCCAATGATTTGATCGAGACGGCCGGTTTCGAGAACCTGGATTTTGCCGCCAATGTGGGCCACAGCCTCTGCGAGCGGCGTGATCAGCGGCTTTACATTGAAGCGGGCAATCACCGGCGTCTTGATGAGGTGGCGTGTTTTACCTTCGAGCCGCATGTCCGCGAACGGGGCGGGCGGTGGGGTTACAAGCACGAGAATATCTATTTCTTTGATAGCGAGGGGCAGGCCCGGGAGCTATGA
- a CDS encoding saccharopine dehydrogenase family protein, producing MKKNVLIIGAGGVAKVVAHKCAQHNDELGRIAIASRNISKCQAIIDSVKAKGSLKVPAQIQAFALNALDVEATKALIRETDSQIVINVGSAFLNMSVLRACIDTGVAYLDTAIHEEPGKVCETPPWYGNYEWNHLEECKQKNITAILGVGFDPGVVNAYAALAQQQHFDRIDSIDILDVNAGSHGKYFATNFDPEINFREFTGQVWSWQNSQWTSNTMFEVKRTDDLPVVGSQNLYLTGHDEVHSLSKNLDVPNVRFWMSFGEHYINVFTVLKNLGLLSEQPVTTAEGLEVVPLKVVKAVLPDPSSLAPGYTGKTCIGDLVKGTKDGQPREMFIYNVACHEEAFAETDSQGISYTAGVPPVAAALLVARGEWDVKHMANVEELPAEPFLKALDVMGLPTRIKDENGDRAWDAIA from the coding sequence TTGAAAAAGAACGTTCTTATCATTGGTGCAGGAGGTGTCGCCAAGGTGGTGGCCCACAAGTGCGCGCAGCACAACGACGAACTCGGTCGTATTGCTATCGCGTCGCGCAACATCTCCAAATGCCAGGCCATCATCGACAGCGTCAAGGCCAAGGGTAGCCTCAAGGTTCCCGCCCAGATCCAAGCCTTCGCGCTGAACGCCCTGGACGTGGAAGCGACCAAGGCCCTGATCCGCGAGACCGACTCGCAGATCGTCATCAACGTAGGTTCCGCGTTCCTCAACATGTCGGTGCTGCGCGCCTGCATCGATACGGGCGTTGCGTACCTCGACACCGCCATTCACGAAGAGCCGGGCAAGGTCTGCGAGACCCCGCCGTGGTACGGCAACTATGAGTGGAACCACCTGGAAGAGTGCAAACAGAAGAACATCACCGCCATCCTTGGCGTGGGCTTCGACCCAGGTGTCGTCAACGCGTATGCCGCGCTGGCGCAGCAACAGCATTTTGACCGCATTGATTCGATCGACATTCTCGACGTCAATGCCGGCTCCCATGGCAAATATTTCGCCACCAACTTCGACCCGGAAATCAACTTCCGCGAGTTCACCGGGCAGGTGTGGAGCTGGCAGAACAGCCAGTGGACCAGCAACACCATGTTCGAAGTCAAACGCACCGATGACCTGCCGGTGGTCGGCTCGCAAAACCTGTACCTGACCGGCCACGATGAAGTGCACTCGCTGTCGAAAAACCTCGACGTGCCCAACGTGCGTTTCTGGATGAGCTTCGGCGAACACTACATCAACGTGTTCACCGTACTGAAAAACCTCGGCCTGCTCTCCGAACAGCCGGTCACAACCGCCGAAGGCCTGGAAGTGGTGCCGTTGAAAGTGGTCAAGGCCGTGCTGCCCGACCCGTCTTCGCTCGCCCCTGGCTACACCGGCAAGACCTGCATCGGCGACCTGGTCAAAGGCACCAAGGACGGCCAGCCGCGTGAGATGTTCATCTACAACGTGGCGTGCCATGAAGAAGCCTTCGCTGAAACCGACAGCCAGGGCATCTCCTACACCGCCGGCGTGCCACCGGTCGCCGCAGCGCTGCTGGTCGCGCGTGGCGAGTGGGACGTTAAACACATGGCCAACGTCGAGGAGCTGCCGGCTGAGCCGTTCCTCAAGGCGCTGGACGTGATGGGCTTGCCGACTCGGATTAAAGACGAGAACGGTGACCGTGCCTGGGATGCAATTGCCTGA
- a CDS encoding DUF6124 family protein, with amino-acid sequence MIKDSPNPPDQQDYDTSTLHAVAYRAINHYLNPGKPLPEPSEGLFTVRADLGTETLLVNASQDLASISDIANHLAFEIDGSQRNVALGICRMLEGVQLLVDKALNVAHPTA; translated from the coding sequence ATGATCAAAGACAGCCCAAATCCCCCCGACCAGCAAGACTACGATACCAGCACCCTGCACGCAGTGGCCTACCGTGCGATCAACCACTACCTCAACCCCGGCAAACCCCTCCCAGAACCGAGTGAAGGCCTCTTCACCGTGCGCGCCGACCTGGGCACCGAAACCCTGCTGGTCAACGCATCGCAGGACCTGGCATCCATCAGCGACATCGCCAACCACCTGGCTTTCGAAATCGACGGCTCCCAACGCAATGTCGCGCTGGGCATCTGCCGGATGCTCGAAGGCGTACAACTGCTGGTCGACAAAGCACTGAACGTCGCCCACCCGACGGCCTGA
- the glsB gene encoding glutaminase B — protein sequence MQALLESILDEVRPLIGQGKVADYIPALADVPANQLGIAVYGNDGSAYCAGNADTLFSVQSISKVFSLVQAIDHGGESIWERLGHEPSGQPFNSMVQLEFERGRPRNPFINAGALVICDINQSRFAVPILSMRDFVRRLSGNPQILVNSVVAESEAQHGARNAAMAYLMKSFGNFHNDVDAVLHSYFNYCALQMSCLDLAKAFSFLANEGASAHSGEQILTARQTKQVNSIMATSGLYDEAGNFAYRVGLPGKSGVGGGIVAVVPGQFTVCVWSPELNAAGNSLAGMKALELLSERIGWSVF from the coding sequence ATGCAGGCCCTGCTCGAGTCGATCCTCGACGAAGTTCGTCCACTGATCGGCCAGGGTAAAGTCGCCGACTACATTCCCGCGCTGGCCGATGTGCCCGCCAATCAACTCGGTATTGCCGTGTATGGCAACGACGGCTCGGCCTATTGCGCCGGTAATGCCGACACCCTGTTCTCGGTGCAGAGTATCTCCAAGGTGTTCAGCCTGGTGCAGGCCATCGACCATGGCGGCGAAAGCATTTGGGAACGCCTGGGCCACGAGCCTTCCGGGCAACCGTTCAACTCCATGGTGCAGTTGGAATTCGAGCGCGGCCGCCCGCGCAATCCGTTTATCAACGCCGGTGCCTTGGTGATCTGCGATATCAACCAGTCGCGCTTTGCCGTGCCGATCCTGTCGATGCGTGATTTTGTGCGGCGCCTGTCGGGTAACCCGCAGATTCTGGTCAACAGCGTCGTCGCCGAATCCGAAGCCCAGCACGGCGCGCGCAATGCGGCCATGGCTTACCTGATGAAGTCCTTCGGCAACTTCCACAACGACGTGGACGCGGTGCTGCACAGCTACTTCAACTACTGCGCGTTGCAGATGAGCTGCCTGGATTTGGCCAAGGCATTCAGCTTCCTCGCCAACGAGGGGGCGAGCGCCCACAGCGGCGAGCAGATCTTGACCGCGCGCCAGACCAAACAGGTCAACTCGATCATGGCCACCAGCGGGCTGTATGACGAGGCGGGCAATTTTGCTTACCGCGTCGGTTTGCCGGGCAAGAGTGGCGTCGGCGGTGGGATTGTCGCGGTGGTGCCAGGGCAGTTTACCGTGTGCGTGTGGTCGCCGGAGCTGAATGCGGCGGGGAACTCGCTGGCGGGGATGAAGGCGTTGGAGTTGTTGAGTGAGCGGATTGGGTGGTCGGTGTTTTGA
- a CDS encoding DUF2268 domain-containing putative Zn-dependent protease (predicted Zn-dependent protease with a strongly conserved HExxH motif) produces MDAWTLHWLEASGALGEFRKQLTEEFEIAYEAISRWMPAPRLDALIQRLPGETIAELGLVGRAYRSTMFSMTFDPDNPNFAASLKHGAVHRHVIHEVHHCLRMAGPGYGWTLGEALVSEGLAGQFVRQLLGSEPEPWERAFSLEALRAEPVDLSALGATYYDHNAWFFGTADKPKWLGYALGDQMVGRWLAVVGQPDASTWVNVRAQDILAVALDQGLIRNP; encoded by the coding sequence ATGGACGCATGGACACTGCATTGGCTGGAGGCTTCGGGCGCCCTGGGCGAATTTCGCAAGCAGTTGACGGAAGAATTCGAGATCGCCTACGAGGCCATTTCCAGGTGGATGCCAGCGCCACGCCTGGATGCGCTGATTCAGCGGCTGCCCGGTGAAACCATCGCGGAACTGGGCCTGGTGGGACGCGCCTACCGCAGCACGATGTTCTCAATGACCTTTGATCCGGATAATCCGAATTTTGCCGCCAGCCTGAAACACGGCGCGGTGCATCGGCATGTGATACACGAGGTGCATCATTGCCTGCGCATGGCCGGGCCTGGGTATGGCTGGACGTTGGGCGAAGCATTGGTCAGTGAAGGCCTGGCCGGGCAGTTTGTGCGCCAGCTACTGGGCAGCGAGCCGGAGCCGTGGGAGAGGGCGTTCAGCCTTGAGGCGTTGCGAGCGGAGCCGGTGGACCTGAGCGCCCTGGGGGCAACGTACTACGATCACAATGCGTGGTTTTTTGGTACGGCGGACAAGCCCAAGTGGTTGGGGTATGCGCTCGGCGATCAGATGGTGGGGCGATGGTTGGCGGTGGTGGGGCAGCCGGATGCGTCCACCTGGGTCAACGTCCGCGCGCAAGACATCCTCGCGGTTGCGCTCGACCAAGGGTTGATCCGCAATCCCTGA